A segment of the Streptomyces sp. L2 genome:
GGCGCAGCATGTCAGCTCACGTTCCGTTCGGCTTCGGGCGCGGGCCCGGTGTTCATGAAGTGGAATCCCGGCTGGGGATGCATGAGGAAGTCGTGATGGGAGATGTTCCACGCGTAGGCGCCTGCGAGCGAGAACGCCACCCGGTCGCCGGCGCGCAGACCGGCCGCGGGGATATCGCGGGCCAGGACGTCTTTGGGGGTGCACAGCTGGCCGGTGAGCGTGATCCGGTCGTGGCGAGCCCGGGGGCGCGGCCACGGGTGCGGCCAGTGCTGTACGGGCAGGACAGAACACGGCTGGTCGTGTCCTTTGGTGGCAGGGGTGCGCAGGTGGTGGGTGCCGCCGTGGACGACGGCGAATTCCTCACCGTGGCTGTGCTTGATGTCCAGCACCTCGGTCGTGTACCAGCCGCAGTACGCGGTCAGGGCGCGGCCTGGCTCGATCCGCAGCGTCAGGCCGGGGTGGCGGTCGGCGAGGCGGGCCAAGCCTGCGCCGTACGCGACCCAGTCGAAGCGGCGGGTGGGGCGCGTGTAGTCGACGTTCATGCCGCCGCCGATGTTCACCTCTGCCAGGCGGATTCCGTGGCGTCCAGCTAGCTCCTCGGCCCAGGTGACGACGGACGCGGCCACCGCCAGCTGTTCGGGAGCCTCCAGTCCGCTGGCCAGGTGGGCGTGGATCCCGCGCGGCTCGAGTTGCGGGTACGTGTCGTCCGTGAGCAGGCGAATGACCGTGTCGGCCTGGCACGGGTCGAGGCCGAATGGGGTGGGGCGGCCACCCATCGTCAAGGAACTACCTGCCAGAGAGCCGTCGGGCACGGCGAGGTTGAAGCGCGGTAGAACTGCGACGGGGGTGTCCGGTGTGATACGACCGGCCAGATCACCCAGCATGTGCAACTCGTGGACGCTTTCCACGTGGAACCGCTCCACGCCCTGCTTCAGGGCGGCCGTGATCTCGGCGGATGTCTTGCCAGGGCCGCCGAAGGCCAGGGGGTGGCCCGGCATGGCCTTGGCGACGTGGGTGAGCTCGCCGCCGGAGGAGACCTCGTAACCGTCGACGTATGAGCCGAGCGCGGCCAGAATCGCCGGCTCCGGATTGGCCTTGGCGGCGTAGTACAACTCCACTCGCTCGGGGAGGGCGGCCCGCACGGATGCGGCGTGCTCGCCCAGTGCCGTCAGGTCGTAGATGTACGAGGGCAGTTCCGTGGAAGGCAGGGACAGAATCCGGTCGCGTACCGCTGGCGTGAGGGCGGTCATCGCGCGCTCCGGGTGCTGTGATCGCGGTCCGCTTCGAAAACGACGTCCTCAGCGAACGGTGAGGGCAGGCGGACGTAGCCGGCTTCGCGGTCGGGCTTGCGATCCCAGCTAGTGAGCAGGTTGGCCTTGGCCGGCAGCGGCACCCCGGCGAGCAGGGCGGCGAGACGAGGCGGGCAGCCGTGCCGTTCGGCGTACGTCTGGAGGGTGGCGCGTACCTGTGCCCAGAGTGCGTGTTCGGTATGCGGGAACAGGTCGGCGATGGCGGCGAGTGTTTCGGCGACGTGGTTGACCAGCAGGCAATAGATGACCCGGTCCCAGCCGCGCTGTGCGTCGTACGTCATCGGAGCCGCGACCTCGGCGGGTAGTGCGGCGAGGGTGTCGGTGTGGTGCTCCGGCACGAGCTTGGTGCCCTCCAGGTCGCGGAAGAGAACCTGCACGGGCATGCCATGGCCGTCGACGCAGACGAGAACGTTTTGCAGGTGCGGCTCCAGGACCAGGCCGTGGTCGGCATAGGCGGCGAGTACCGGCGGCAGGAGCAGGTTGAGGTAGGCGGTCCACCAGGTGAGGGCGGTCTGGGGTCCCGCACCGTCCAGCAGGCAGGAGATGTGCGCGGTTCCTGTCGGGTACTCGTCGGCGATGGCGGCAGCAAGCAGCGGGGTGGCACCTGGCAGGAGCCGCCGGCTCAGGCCCTCGCGGACGATCACGCCGAAGCCTTCGAGTAGCGCGCGGTCGACGGTCCCGTCGGGACCGGGCAGCGCGAGACTGCGATAGGCGGGTTCGAGGAGCAGGGCGCTGCCGGTAAAACGGGCGGCCAGATCAGAGAGCGCAGGGGCGATGAGGCGGGTGAGAGCGACCGCGCCGGACAGCTCGTAGTGAGCGTTCCTGCGTAGGCAGTTGGTGATTCGCACGTTCAGGCTGAACTTCAGGAACGTGTCACCGTTGTAGAGGGTGCGCACCGAGGCGGTGGCGGCGAAGGGAGTCCTGCCGGGACCTAGATCGATAATGTCGCCCCGGTCGGAGGCCGCCTGGAGCGCGGGGTGATCGCGCAGCATCTCGTATTGCCAGGGGTGCACGGGCAGCAGACGGTAGCCGTCCGGGAGAGCGGGGTGTAGTCGGTTCAGCACCTCGGTGGCGTCGGCCTCGGCGGTCTCCTCGGCGATCAGGTGCTCGCGGACGGCGAGGTGGCGCAGCGGGAAGACGGCCGCGGCCTCAGGAGCGTAGGCCGGCCAGGAGGCCGCGTCCCCCGTCCGAGCCTTCGGCGTGGGGTGGAATCTGTGACCGAACAGCAGCGACTGCTCGGAAGCGAGGTAGGCGGCGAGCCGGTCGTCGGCCAGCCGCAGGCTGCGCGCGACCGTCTCTGCACCGGGCGTCGTCCGCGTGGCGAGCGTGGCGGAGATGGCCTGGTGACTGGAGGCGATCTGCTCCAGGAACTCCTTGTTGCGCACGCCTGTGTGCAGGAACAGCTCGTCGTGTGTGTACTCCGCCAGGACACGCCAGTCGATCTCCGACCAGGCGTCGTCGCGCTGCTCGGTGACCGGGCCGGCGAACCGGTGCGCGCCCAGCAGCGACGTACGGCGCAGCGCGATGCGCAGCAGCACGCCGCGGCGGGGCAGCCGCAGCAACAGGTGACCGTCGCTGACGGCGGTCTGCCGCTCAGGGCCGGACACCTCGCGCAGCAGGCAGTTGAGGAGGGTGTGGGCCACTGCCTCGTCGGCTGTCGGGAGTCCGGGGCGTGTCACTGGAGCGGGCGTGGCGTCGAGAGAGTCGGTCAACGAAGGCATCAACGGCTCCGGCGGGCAAGGAGGAAGCGGAGGTTCAGTGCGAGAAGAGCGGTCGTGAGCGTGGTGGCCAGGGCGACGGCGGTACCGGTCAGGACAGGCGCGGTGGGGCCGAAACGAGCGTTGCCCACCGCCGCCGCCAGACCTGCGGCGACCGCGCCGGCCTTGGTGAAGAACTCCAGTGACCCGAACAGTCCGCCGGGGGCCCGGCCTGGGGCGCAGTCGGCGGCGAGCACCGACAGGCAGACCAGACCGAGCGTCAGGCCCGCGCCGAGTACGAGCCGTACGGCAGTCAGGGTGAGGAGGGAGTGGGCCACGCTGTGGCCTGCGAGCCCGACCGCCGTGCAAGCGAAGCCTAGTGCGATCCCGGCGCGGGGGCGGCTCCGGAAGGCCGCGTGCACGGGTATCGCCGCTGTCAGGAAGCACAGGTGGGGCAGGGCGAAGAGCGTGCCGACCAGCGCCGGTGAGATTCCCGGTATGCGTTCTTCTACGAGCGAGATCAGGTAGGGGAATGAGATTACGGTGGAGAAGACGAAGGCGAAATTCAGAGCGTACAGGGTGCGCAGGGACACGGCAGGGACTCTTTCGTGCCTCTCGGTGACCGGCTCTGGCGTCGTCTCTGTGGCCTCCCGGTGCGTCCTTCGCGGTTCGGGGAGAGCGGTGAGCAGGAGCGCCGCGGCGAGTGGCAGGAGCGCGAGGAGCGCGTACTGGCGGTGTGGCGAGAGCCAGGGTGACAGAAAGCCGACGACGATGGGGGCGATGACCAGGGCGGCTCTGGCGCTGCCCTGCATGAGAGTGAGGGCTCGGGACAAAGCGGATCCCTCCAGCGCGGCGCCCAGGTAGCCGTTGGATGCGGCGAATGTGCCTCCGAAGATGCCTTGCAGCACCAGGGCTGTGGTGAAGGCGGCGAGAGAATCGGCCCATCCGGCGAGCAGAAAGGCGAACGCGAGGCCCAGTTGGGCGCGCAACAGCAACCGTTTGCGGCCGAAGCGGTCGGCGAGCCGACCCCACAGCGGGGCTCCCAGGCCGCCGAAGAAGGTGGGGACGACGTACAGGAGTCCGGCCCACCGGACGGCTTTGTCGCCGAACTCGGGCAGGATCTGCGTCAGATAAGGCGGCAGTCCCAGGGCCGCGAAGGAAGCCACGAAGTAGCAGCCGGCTAAGGCGTGCACATGACGGCGGCGAAGACCGGGAAGGGGTGGGTCGCTGGCGGGAACCGGCATGGACCTGGCTGCCACGCAGTCACTCATCGGTAACTCCTTCCCGACGCAGGTAATTGGGGCCGGTGGTGTAATGCTTGTTGACGTCGGCCGCACCCGACCGTTCCTTGGTGAGCAGGGTTCCGGCAGTGACCATCGCCTTGATGGGAAGGTGCGGGGCGTCCAGGACATGGGCCCGGAGGAAGGCGCCGGGCTCGCCCGGACCAGTGCCGAGCCGTTCGATGGCCTCGGAGAGGCGGCCGCGTACAAGGCGCAGCAGTTTCGTCGGCGGGGCGCCCGCGTGCCGGGCCAGCCCGAAGGCATAGGCCCCCGCGCACAGGTGGACGGTGATGGTGACGAACACATCGGCTACCGCCCGGTCGTCGTCGCCGACGATCCGCGGGTCGGCGAAGTCGGCCGGGTCCGGGGCGTCGGCGCCCAGGGTCTCACCGAGCCGTAGGCGGTTGATGCGGGGCGCGTCGTTGTCCTTCAGCAGCAGCCGCAGGCGGGTGCGGCCGTCCGACCGCCTGTCCAGGACCAGGGAGATGTTCTGCTGATGCGACTCAAGGCCGATGCCGTAGCCGAAGAGCGTGGTTTGCCAGTCGAAGAGAAGAGTGAGGCAGGCGTCGAGCAGTTCGAGCGGGTCGCTGCCATAGAAATGATCGGCAAGGTGATCGATCACGAGCCGCCCACCGGGCGCCTCGGCGAGAAGAGCGGCCATGGGCACGACCACACTGTCGTCGAGCTCGGTGGGGTAGCGACGGCACATCACGGCGAGCAGCTCGTGGCCCGCATGGGCGTAGAGCGTCTCGTCGGCGTGCAGGACCGCCCCTCTGAAGCGGGGCTCGCGCTCGATCACGGTCTGGAGCAGCCGCTGGCCCGCGGCGCCGTCGACGAGGGTACGTGGCTTAATCGTGCGCAGATTGCGCAAGCCCAACGTGGCCATGGCAAGAGGCAGTTTGAGGTGCACGGTCGGATCCGTGGTCAGTGCCACCGTACGCATCGACAGTGTGGGTACGGCGTCGAGGTGGGCCCGGTCGGCGAGCCAGGCCCGGTCTGCCAGACCGGCGGAACGCAGGGCATCGCGCAATGAGGCGCCGATGGTGAGCGGGTGGACCGGCAAGGCGAAGTGGCTTTCCCTGAGAGCCGGCAGGCCGAGGACGGCCGGTGTGGGCCAGCTGCCGGGCAGGCCCGACGCATCGCCGGTGACGGCGATCGCCTCGCGGGGCAGGACTAGCCAGCGCAGGCCAAAGTGAGGGTGGAACTCGGGTGCGAACCGCCGGAGTTGAAGCTCGTCCAGGCCCAAGCGGCCGTGCCCGGTCGGGTATACAGGGTGGTCCGAGCGAGCGGCGAGTGTGTCGTAGGCGAGGCCGCCCCTCAGGCCGGTCCAGCGGGCTGGGTCGGCGCCGTGGCTGGTGGTCAGCAGTGCAAACGCCTCGTCCCGTGTCGCGTCATGCAGGCGCATGGCCATCAGAGCCTGGCAGCACTCCTGCGCGAACGCGGCGAAGCCGTCCCGGTCGGCTGGGTCCGCCAAAGAGACCACCGCACGGAGGACCTCGTCGAGGGTGGTCAGCTCACGGTTGTCGGACTCTCGCGTCAGGAGCGGCCGCCGGGCGGCGTAGGCGGACTGAAATCCGTCCTCGGTCACGGGAAGCAGCAGGGCGTCGCCGGAACCGTCCACCAGCCTCAGCCACAGGCCATCGGGCCGCTGTACGGGTGTGCTGCGGGTGCGCAGACCGACGACGTCCTCGCGGAGAAGGGAACCAAGCACCCGCAGAAGCAGTTCCCCCTCGACGGCGTCAGGGTTTGTCGGGGGTGAGGCGATGGCCGGCGCGGTCACGGGGTGACCTCCCAGGTCTGTGCGGTGAGGAATCCAGTCGCGGCCCGGTCGACGCTGTTCCGGTCAGGGCCGACGGCCCGCAGGACACCGAGGTAGTCGCGGTTGGTGCGGTGCAGCGCGTGCCAAGTGCCCCTCTCGCGCAGCGGACGGTAGGTCAGCTGAACGCCGCCCGTGGTCACGTCGCCGGCGTCGGGTGCGGCGGTCAGCGTGCCGGCACGGTCGGCCAAGGTGTATTCCAGTCGGCCCGCACGACCGGAGTGCGCGCCCAGATCGGGGGGCAGCGGCTCGCCGAGATGCGTGCGCAGGATGTGCTCGAAGAGCGGTATGCCCAGCACGTCGGCCAGGAGCAGGTCGCACTGATCGCCAATCGCACGGTAGTTCACCTCGATGATGCGGGCCCGATCCCCTTGCACGACGAACTCGGTGTGACAGGCACCGAAGTGGATGCCCAGCGCTTCGAGTTGGCCGATCACCTGGCCGGTGATCGGCTCGGGGTGGGCAGGTACGAAGTCGTGGCACTGCTCGATGAAGGTCGGCGGTCGCGAGAGCCGGGTGTGGAAGCCGCCCAGCACATGCCGGATGTGGCCATCGCCGAGAGTCTCCAGGCTGTATAGCTCGCCGGTCAGGTACTCCTCCACCACCAGTGGAGCGTGGGAACGGCGCGCCTGGATTTCCTTGGTCTGTCGGAACAGCTCGTCGGGTCCGTGGACGAGCCTCACATCCTCGCTGGCCACTCCCTCCCGGGGCTTGACCACGCACGGATAGGGCACAGGCAAGTCCAGCAACCCGGAGGGGTCCTGCCCACCGGCGAGTTCGGTGTACCAGACAGTGCCGGCTCCGGCAGCGGCCAGGTGACGGCGCAACTGCGCCTTGTCCTTGCAGCGCAGCGTCACCCGCCAGTCCTTGGCCGGCAGACCGAAGTAGTCAGCGGCAAGGGCGGCCTGCGTCTGAAGATGGTCGCTGTTGGTGAAAACCGCGTCTGGCGCGTGATGTGTGGAGATCCGGGTGATCAGCGCATGGAAGTCGCGGACGTCGCATTCGAGGACATCGAGATCCGG
Coding sequences within it:
- a CDS encoding type III PLP-dependent enzyme; this translates as MTALTPAVRDRILSLPSTELPSYIYDLTALGEHAASVRAALPERVELYYAAKANPEPAILAALGSYVDGYEVSSGGELTHVAKAMPGHPLAFGGPGKTSAEITAALKQGVERFHVESVHELHMLGDLAGRITPDTPVAVLPRFNLAVPDGSLAGSSLTMGGRPTPFGLDPCQADTVIRLLTDDTYPQLEPRGIHAHLASGLEAPEQLAVAASVVTWAEELAGRHGIRLAEVNIGGGMNVDYTRPTRRFDWVAYGAGLARLADRHPGLTLRIEPGRALTAYCGWYTTEVLDIKHSHGEEFAVVHGGTHHLRTPATKGHDQPCSVLPVQHWPHPWPRPRARHDRITLTGQLCTPKDVLARDIPAAGLRAGDRVAFSLAGAYAWNISHHDFLMHPQPGFHFMNTGPAPEAERNVS
- a CDS encoding IucA/IucC family protein translates to MPSLTDSLDATPAPVTRPGLPTADEAVAHTLLNCLLREVSGPERQTAVSDGHLLLRLPRRGVLLRIALRRTSLLGAHRFAGPVTEQRDDAWSEIDWRVLAEYTHDELFLHTGVRNKEFLEQIASSHQAISATLATRTTPGAETVARSLRLADDRLAAYLASEQSLLFGHRFHPTPKARTGDAASWPAYAPEAAAVFPLRHLAVREHLIAEETAEADATEVLNRLHPALPDGYRLLPVHPWQYEMLRDHPALQAASDRGDIIDLGPGRTPFAATASVRTLYNGDTFLKFSLNVRITNCLRRNAHYELSGAVALTRLIAPALSDLAARFTGSALLLEPAYRSLALPGPDGTVDRALLEGFGVIVREGLSRRLLPGATPLLAAAIADEYPTGTAHISCLLDGAGPQTALTWWTAYLNLLLPPVLAAYADHGLVLEPHLQNVLVCVDGHGMPVQVLFRDLEGTKLVPEHHTDTLAALPAEVAAPMTYDAQRGWDRVIYCLLVNHVAETLAAIADLFPHTEHALWAQVRATLQTYAERHGCPPRLAALLAGVPLPAKANLLTSWDRKPDREAGYVRLPSPFAEDVVFEADRDHSTRSAR
- a CDS encoding MFS transporter, which produces MPVPASDPPLPGLRRRHVHALAGCYFVASFAALGLPPYLTQILPEFGDKAVRWAGLLYVVPTFFGGLGAPLWGRLADRFGRKRLLLRAQLGLAFAFLLAGWADSLAAFTTALVLQGIFGGTFAASNGYLGAALEGSALSRALTLMQGSARAALVIAPIVVGFLSPWLSPHRQYALLALLPLAAALLLTALPEPRRTHREATETTPEPVTERHERVPAVSLRTLYALNFAFVFSTVISFPYLISLVEERIPGISPALVGTLFALPHLCFLTAAIPVHAAFRSRPRAGIALGFACTAVGLAGHSVAHSLLTLTAVRLVLGAGLTLGLVCLSVLAADCAPGRAPGGLFGSLEFFTKAGAVAAGLAAAVGNARFGPTAPVLTGTAVALATTLTTALLALNLRFLLARRSR
- a CDS encoding IucA/IucC family protein → MTAPAIASPPTNPDAVEGELLLRVLGSLLREDVVGLRTRSTPVQRPDGLWLRLVDGSGDALLLPVTEDGFQSAYAARRPLLTRESDNRELTTLDEVLRAVVSLADPADRDGFAAFAQECCQALMAMRLHDATRDEAFALLTTSHGADPARWTGLRGGLAYDTLAARSDHPVYPTGHGRLGLDELQLRRFAPEFHPHFGLRWLVLPREAIAVTGDASGLPGSWPTPAVLGLPALRESHFALPVHPLTIGASLRDALRSAGLADRAWLADRAHLDAVPTLSMRTVALTTDPTVHLKLPLAMATLGLRNLRTIKPRTLVDGAAGQRLLQTVIEREPRFRGAVLHADETLYAHAGHELLAVMCRRYPTELDDSVVVPMAALLAEAPGGRLVIDHLADHFYGSDPLELLDACLTLLFDWQTTLFGYGIGLESHQQNISLVLDRRSDGRTRLRLLLKDNDAPRINRLRLGETLGADAPDPADFADPRIVGDDDRAVADVFVTITVHLCAGAYAFGLARHAGAPPTKLLRLVRGRLSEAIERLGTGPGEPGAFLRAHVLDAPHLPIKAMVTAGTLLTKERSGAADVNKHYTTGPNYLRREGVTDE
- a CDS encoding ATP-grasp domain-containing protein, which codes for MRLYLLSLKPSDSLTDGFLPAAARLGLDITVLTDQPGAHRHSYPDLDVLECDVRDFHALITRISTHHAPDAVFTNSDHLQTQAALAADYFGLPAKDWRVTLRCKDKAQLRRHLAAAGAGTVWYTELAGGQDPSGLLDLPVPYPCVVKPREGVASEDVRLVHGPDELFRQTKEIQARRSHAPLVVEEYLTGELYSLETLGDGHIRHVLGGFHTRLSRPPTFIEQCHDFVPAHPEPITGQVIGQLEALGIHFGACHTEFVVQGDRARIIEVNYRAIGDQCDLLLADVLGIPLFEHILRTHLGEPLPPDLGAHSGRAGRLEYTLADRAGTLTAAPDAGDVTTGGVQLTYRPLRERGTWHALHRTNRDYLGVLRAVGPDRNSVDRAATGFLTAQTWEVTP